ACACGCCCCCTTGTTTGGCGGTCGCGAAGTAGTAACTCGCAATGCCGTATGGAACGGCAAAACACGCGATGACGGCAATCATTTTCATGCGACTGCGCCAAAGTGCCTTGTTTTCGGTTGTCATGTGTTCTCCGGACGCTTGCGCACGCACAGCACCACCACGATCAACACGAGCGTCGCTGCCAGTGCGAACCATTGGAGCGCGTAAGCGTAGTTTTGTTCAGGCCCTTTTTGCACGGGTTTCCAGATCGATTCGTAGCCCCAGGCGATGTCAGCCGACTGGACCACACGCGGCACCAGTTCGAGTTGCAGCAGAGCGCCGATCGCTGCGAAGTCCTCGACCTGAAGCACGCGCGGCCACCCTGCATCGCCGCCAATTGCGTCACCGAGCGAGAAGCGCTCGGGCGGCACCACAGCGAGGCCGGTGAACGCGACGGACGCTGCCGTGTCGTCGGGCAACGCGACATCGGGTTTCTCGGCACGCGAGGCACCGAGCGGGATCCAGCCTCGGTTGACCAGTATTGCCTTTCCGGGCTTGTAAATAACCGGTATAAGCACCTCGTAACCGGCCACCTTGCCGTTGACGCGGTTGTCGAGCAGAAACTGCCGGTCGGCGTCGACCTGTCCACGCACCGTCACCG
The sequence above is drawn from the Pseudomonadota bacterium genome and encodes:
- a CDS encoding SURF1 family protein, encoding MPILCAVLVLPLLLSLGFWQLGRAAERQTLLDASAAALQQAPVSLEDDALQATTVRYVPVTVRGQVDADRQFLLDNRVNGKVAGYEVLIPVIYKPGKAILVNRGWIPLGASRAEKPDVALPDDTAASVAFTGLAVVPPERFSLGDAIGGDAGWPRVLQVEDFAAIGALLQLELVPRVVQSADIAWGYESIWKPVQKGPEQNYAYALQWFALAATLVLIVVVLCVRKRPENT